The stretch of DNA GCAAACAGAACTGGCGCAGTAGTAATCGGAAATCACGAGCATTCCTTATATCTTGCAAAACAGGGCTTTGAAGCTATAGGGATGAACATAGGCGGATCGGTTGAAATACACGGTATTAAGATAACCATGGTTAATGCAACCCATTCCGCAGATATGGACTTCATAGAAGAAATGGGTGTTGGAGGAAGCGCCTGCGGTTTCATAATACAACTTGAAAATGGTAAAAGAATTTACCATTCTGGCGATACAGGTGTTTTTGGAGATATGAAAGACGTGATAAGAGGTATTTATAATCCTCAAATTGCATTAATTCCAATTGGTGATAGATTCACTATGGGGCTTTTGGAAGCTTCAATAGCTACACAATGGATTGATCCCTATGTTGTAATTCCAATGCACTACAATACATTTCCTGTAATTGAACAGGACCCTGAAGAGTTTGCAGATATGGTTGAATCAACAAACAAAAAAACGAAGGTTGTTATCCTTGAACCTGGCCAAATATATAAAGAGTGATAAGATGCCAAATATTTTCAGAAGATTCCTAAATAAACTGCTCGGAAAAGATAAAAAACTAAAAATAGGGTTATATGGTCATCCTAATTCCGGAAAGACTACTTTAGCAAATACAATGACCAACGACTGGATAGGAAAACCACTAGGACTATCATCAGAGATTCCACACGAAACAAGAAAAGTTTACAGGCAAGAACATGTAAGTATAACACATAACGGAGTTGAACTTGATTTTGATATAATAGACACTCCAGGAATAGCAACAAAAATAGACTACAAGAATTTTCTGCAATTTGGTCTATCTGAGGCAGAAGCAAAAGAAAGGGCAAAAGAAGCAACTAAAGGTATAATAGAAGCCATCAAATGGTTAGATGATGTTACTGGCGTTATTTTAGTTGTAGACGCCACCAAAGATCCACTTACACAGGCAAACATTACCATAATTGGAAATCTAGAGGCAAGAAAAATCCCATTTGTAATCGTAGCAAATAAAATAGATCTTCCTGAAGCCACCCCTGAGCGTATAACCTCAGTATTTCCTCAGCACACAGTAGTGCCTATCTCTGCACTTCACGGTGAAAATACTGAAAACCTTTATGAAGCAATGATTAAAAGGTTCCATTAATTTAAAAGTGTGATAATTTCAAATTAGAGGTATCAAAATGAATGGTTTAAAAATGGATTTTTTATCCTCAGATGCACTCTCAACCCATACTAGCATGGAAAAGATATCAATGATTATTGAAAGGGTTAAAGGAGGAAATCTAGTAGTCCTAGAAGGTGGACTAAGCCCTGAAGAAGAAGCAGAACTTATAGAAACCACCATGAGAGAAATTGACATCGAAAACTTCATGGGGATTGATATATACACCCTTGA from Methanobacterium veterum encodes:
- a CDS encoding DUF2073 domain-containing protein is translated as MNGLKMDFLSSDALSTHTSMEKISMIIERVKGGNLVVLEGGLSPEEEAELIETTMREIDIENFMGIDIYTLEKDKKALFGISKKKAVGLTIIGPANIMKNVNKQSNFLSMIANLGDSGASMH
- a CDS encoding Era-like GTP-binding protein, coding for MPNIFRRFLNKLLGKDKKLKIGLYGHPNSGKTTLANTMTNDWIGKPLGLSSEIPHETRKVYRQEHVSITHNGVELDFDIIDTPGIATKIDYKNFLQFGLSEAEAKERAKEATKGIIEAIKWLDDVTGVILVVDATKDPLTQANITIIGNLEARKIPFVIVANKIDLPEATPERITSVFPQHTVVPISALHGENTENLYEAMIKRFH
- a CDS encoding metal-dependent hydrolase, coding for MEIRWFGHSAFEIISEENLKILIDPFISNNPTCPVPVEEIEADIICVTHGHGDHFGDTMEIANRTGAVVIGNHEHSLYLAKQGFEAIGMNIGGSVEIHGIKITMVNATHSADMDFIEEMGVGGSACGFIIQLENGKRIYHSGDTGVFGDMKDVIRGIYNPQIALIPIGDRFTMGLLEASIATQWIDPYVVIPMHYNTFPVIEQDPEEFADMVESTNKKTKVVILEPGQIYKE